A stretch of DNA from Strigops habroptila isolate Jane chromosome 1, bStrHab1.2.pri, whole genome shotgun sequence:
gggactcttcatcagggactgtagtgataggacaaggggtgatgggttcaaactgaaatagggcaagttcaggttaggtaaAAGAAGCAGCTCTTACTGtcagggtgctgaggcactggcacaggttgcccaaagaagtggtgaatgccccatccctggcagtgttcaaggccaggttggacagagccttgggtgacatggcctagtgtgaggtgtccctgcccatggcagggggttggaacttgatgatcttaaggtcctttccaacccaaaccactctgtggttctatgattctgtttccATTCAGTTTACTGACCTGTGACATCCTCAGAACTTATAAAGACCAACTCTCCAAAATTCTCACTGCAGAATTCTCATCTTTTGATCACTAATAAACATTTCCTagtaaaatggatttatttttggtGTCACTGTACTGTGCAGTTACCCGGTGCTGTAACTTATGTACCTGGTAAGTGGCAAAAATCTCCCCTTGCTTCTGCAgacttttattttagaataatgAGGCACACAATTAATTACTTAATTTACTTTATTTGTGCAAATTTCCACCCCCTCACAGTTGTGTTTAGTTAATGCATCACCCAGTTTTTGTAACAGTTTGTTGCATGTATaggtatatatatacacatatatatggcACAGCAGGACTCTAATTTCTCACTGTAGTTACTATTCTACATAATAGTAGAATGTGCTTCCCAGTAGCCATACCAGCTTACATGAATGATGTGAACTAGACAAGCATGATAAGTGTTCTGttgccacttttttttcttcctttatattAGAAGTAATACTGGAATAGGGATATAACGAGATATTTTCATAGAACATCTATGAGAACTTATATGCCTCTAATAACATCTGCACTGAGGAGTGACTCCAACTGTCCAGACCTTTAAAGTCAATAGAAAGTGAGAGGCTCTCCTCTTCACGTTATTTGCCATGGGTGTAACCTCAGTATCATCCTTAGTGCCTTCTATATTGACTGCATTGGCAGAGAGCTGAAACATGGCACCTTTTTGAGAGAGGATCAACTCACTCTCCTGTGCTTAATCATTATATCAcacatattaaagaaaagcagctttcaggcACCACAGTGATTAATGGGGCAAACAGCACCAGGCCAActctccatcctgctccatAGGGACAAACTGGTGCATAGGAAACCAGGGGAGTGTTCAGCAACAGTGCAAAGAGCCCAAACCAGGGCAGAAGCAAAGGACATTCACATTAAGTCCCAGCAGAGTGATTTGAACATTTGGAAGAAATAGTACCAAAAAAGCCTAGGCTAGGGTTTGGTCTGAGTGAACCCTCCTGGGATGATGCAGTTGTTTAGATCCCCATCAAAATCCAAGCCAGTTGAAATCAAAATTACCTAACTTACCTATGAATTACATTGTGAGACAGCTGTAGTCAGTATCCATACGCCATCAAGTAGGTTTCTTATGAATTGCATTGTCCTTGTCAACTGCTAAGATTATTCCTTGTCAAGTATTCCTCAGAAGAGGAATATAAATAGAGCAGGGTGgtcactgctgcttctgatcCACTGCAAGAGCCAGAAACGCTGCTGTTTAAGAGAGAAATACGTAACACAATGctataaatatttccattttcttcttttctcaagcACTTTGTTCACCCCAGAGAGTGGAAATAAGACTGAGGAGGCTGATCATAACCCTGGGAGTTACTGAAATGATTGCTCTGATACGAACAGTCTCTGATGGGATCCTAATGAACAGTATGCGCTAGTGACATGAGCAACAGTCAGTAACTTCTGGCCTAGATCATCAGTCTCAGGAAACGTGTGGCTTGCAGCGTGCTTCATAGTTACTGATgttctcatatatatatatatatgggttACTACTCAAAATGATCTTCCATTTTGGAAGACTTGTGCCTATCTCAGCTACATGGAGATAGGCACATGGAGTTACACGCCACCCTAGGGGTGCTGACTGCTAGATGGCATTTTGATAGATGTGCACTTTAATTCAAGTTTGCTCTCTGGCTTCAATCAGTTAAAACATTCCAGGTTAACCAGGTGATTTAGCTCTACTGCTCTTATTGTCATTAACTTACAAACATCAAGTGACATTTGCTCTGGAGGACATATTGGAAGgcaggcaggacacagcagcagagccctgggatGCATGGAACACATCGTTCACCCTCAGCTATTCACTTTCAGGTTACATCAGTAGCTACAAAACTTCTTTTGCAGGGTGTGTATGCTGACTTCGCTATCTTCTCTCCTTCAAAAGAGAGAAGGCTCTCTTTTAGAAGGCTGCCTCCCAAACCGAGTGCTTCCCTGAGTCAAATGACACAGCTTCACTGAGGGAACAGCAATGCAACCACAGTGCAGGGTTTCCACAGGCCCATGTGTCTCCTCCATGTCACAGTAAATAAGCAGCAGCTCACACCTGATGGTAGCAGTCTTCCTCCtggctgcaccaaaagaaatCTGGAAGGACCTTCTACTTTTTTACTCTTTAATGTCATACTTTTTAATGTCACACTCCGTTTTGACCAAGGGTATTTACTGTCTGGGCTGACAGTGAAATGTGGCAGTTCACACAAGTGATACATAAAGAGATGACTTGGAAACCCTAGCACATGACTCACAAGTGATATAACAATCTACCGTAAGTGGCAGATTCATTTGCCATGTCAGTGAAGTGCATTGCATAAGTGCAAAATAGAGCCAGCTTTTGTTGGATACTCACACTACTGATGGCTGGCCATTGCTAAACTCCACCCAGCCCTGTCAGGCATCTGTTCCCTTGTCTGTCTCCTTGAACactgaagaaatgctttatatGAGACACCaagaattgtatttttttaatatattccaagggttgggggtttttggaTACTACattacagaggggaaaaagaagggaagaattCCATTTATAAGAAATGTTTGGAAGATCAACAACCACAGTCTTCCCTCCAGTGAAGTATCCCCATGAGCCAGAAGAGCATATAGTCAACAAAGAGAATGCTGCTTCTATTTTTGCCTGTGAGCTGGGTGGTCCAATGGGTTAGTGCATTGGCCCTTCTCCTCTGAACACTTTGATTTTAATAATAGCTTTCAGCATAATAGAATATGACACATTCATCCGACTTGTGTTATAAAATCTCTGTATAATATTTAATACACTGGCGAAATTTTGAAACCAAGGGAAAACATCAGTCTACAACTGTTATTGCCGTAATATTTGCCAAATAATTTTACCAATATAAtcaaaatttaaatgaatatttacaTTGATCATATGCTTTTTGAAACCCCGCTTGTTACAGCTGCTGTAAAACTTCCATCAAGTGTTACATCAGCTAGCAATTTGTCAACATTTATTCTTAATAGGTgaccatttctttttccttatccATATACACATCTTTCTAACCTGTCTAGAAGTTAACATAAAAGGGGATAGATGTATTTTCCATCTGCTAACATGCTATTAATaccagcaatattttaaaagaaccttAAATGGTGCTTGGTATATTTCTGGAGGCCAAAAGACTCTGTAGTCTGCATTGGGAGTGGAGAAATGCAGTGGTGGAGCTAATGTTTATCTGACATATGTTTAAAGCTGTTGAGCTAAAACGAAGGTTGACCTCTTTAAAGGAGCGTGTTAAGATAGAACAAGGAAAACTCTTGTTCTTTGAATTCTCCAGGCTTCAGAGTATCTCCATTGTTGGACTCAAAGGCATTTGAACTGAACAGAAAGTGCACTAGAAGACCAGGAAGGATCAGATCCTTCTGTGTACTTCTGTGGCTGTTCATAAAAAGAGAATGCAAAATGACTGCCAAAGAACACACTTCTTGGTGTCTTATCATGCTTCTCCCAGAACATTCTCAACATGATGATTGGAGTGATATTAATCTGCACATTTAGCATCCAGAGAAGCAGAACTTTAGAAAGCACCTTGTGTTTCCAGCCAGAGAGCTGGTCACCCCTGTAACTGCTGAGAGCAAAGGAGTCCCACTCTCATCTCTTACCATGGAgaacactggaagaaaattaatgttttcataaCAGTCTATAAATACCATATACTTAGACAATGCAAAGCACAGTTTGAACCTGTACAGCTATTCCACCTCTAATCCAGTGAAATCAAAACTTGCATTTGAGAGCTTAAAGTGAGATACCCAAGTTAAAGGTAACTTGATTTTCAAATACAGAGCAACTGCAATTCTTAACCAACGTCTGTTTCAATTGAAACAAACCACAAGATGAGCAATGTGCAGTTAACTTCTTGCAGTTACATCAAAACTATTCAACCCTATTTCACCATTATTTCAGATTCTATACAGCATGCAGACAGAGAGGATCCAGTGATCGGTCACCACAGTTGAAGTAGTAAAATTACACTTATTGGTTTGACTTTCTTACACTCCTTTCAGGCAAAGAAAGTCTATGTAGTAGATTTATCAGAGTAGTTTGCATTAGGTATTACAGCTTTAGTTATTAGAAAGGTGCTTTGAAATCTGGACTGCAAGTTCTGCTACTCTGCTGAAGGATGTACTACTAAAATACACTATTCCTGCTAGCAACATCAAATTGttgaaaggcaggaaaaaaatgtggaatCTGCAGATATTCTGCCAACATGATTGACAAATGCTGGTGTTTCTccaaaggttttaaaatgtggttttaatgCCCAGATTAATTCctaaaaagagtaaaatttgCTGGCAGagatttcactttaaaataatctggGACAGAAGAGCTGGGATTCACTCACTGCTGGCAGGAAGATTCATTGCAACCACCTCATAAATATTATACTATAAGCAAATATCTCTCCTTAGAGACTCAAGCTCATGGGAATCCACCTATTCAAAATCTCATCAAAGATCAACTGATCCAATAAAATTTCTATAACCTGTGACCTCAATTAGTAATAGTTATCCttagaaaatattctctttgtCAAAACCTGGCAAACTCAAGTCTTCCCAAGTGAGGCTTTCAAGCCTGCAGGCTGGCTCCAGGTGGCCCCAGGCTGACCAAAGCACTCCTGTTAGAGTGTCCCATTAGGGCTAGTaagatttcatagaatcacagaatggtttgggttggaaaggacctcaagatcgtctagttccaaccccctgccatgggcagggacacctcacactagaccatgtcacccaagccccgtccagcctggccttgaacactgccagggatggagcattcaccacttctctgggcaccctgtgccagcgcctcagcaccctcacagggaagaacttcttccttatatctaacctgaacttcccctgtttcagtttgaacccatcaccccttgtgctatcgctacagcccctgacgaagagtccctctccagcatccctgtagcccccttcagacactggaagctgctctgagatctccacgcagcttctcttccttctgccacAAGTGTCTCCAAGATCTTCATCTAGAAATGTCCAAAAGACTATCTATCTAGCAAACcggacatggagctgttgaagcaagtccagaggagaccacgagaatgctcaggggctggagcacctcccatatgaaagcaagctgagaacattggggctgttcagcctggagaagaaacatAGAGAGCATGTAGGATTTCCTCACTATTCCTTACCAATGCACCAAGAGGTCATCTTGGAAAAAAGTCTTGAATTCTTTTGTGTAGTTGACTGTTTCCTGGTTTTAACTATCTTTTTCCTTGCACTTCCATagctcttttcctcctttggcCTTCATCCTTGCTATCCTTCTTGAAAGCGATGGCAGCCCTCTCAGCCTTTGTCTTGCTTCTGCTAGTTGTTGTCTTCTTCTGGCAAGGGTTTGCTGAAGCTGTAGCACCCCATGAAAAGACACTTCCCCAGTTGTTCCTGAATGCAGAAAATCCCACAACTCACAGCATTTAATCCATGTCAGACAGCTGCATAGCAAGCCTGTCACTTCTCTTCTGCCTGAGCTTTTCTTGGGATCAAACACTCTTCTGATTCTAGGAAGGATTTTAAaccagttattttctttctggttgAATCTCTGCCTATTTTCCTCTCAGACGCTGTTGTAACATAGAATTAATTCACAATTAGAAAACGAGCCAGATTCTTGGTCCGAGATGTGATTTCCTTGGCAATGGAAACAGGCTTTGGGGGAAAGGTAGCAGGCTCCATGCATTAGAAAGTAACCATAACTCTCACTAACACACAGTACAAGTTAGGTCAAAGGATCCAATAGTTACCACTGTGGTTCTCTATTAATGGTCACAGCTGTTAAGAACTGGACACTGcagttgcttttttccttgaaacACTATAAATGTATCTCCAGATTTAACCACTGAGGTTGCATTAAGTTCTCCCCACGCACTGTTTCAACTTCTCTGCTCTTCTACGAAGTATATcaagaacacagagaaaaatcataCTGTGGATGGGGAAGATTAAACTTTCACATATATAGCACATACACAGCAGCAGAatccttcccccttcccacaGCCCATGAAGGAAAACCCATTATCTTTCATTCTTTGAATCTTATATTTCCTAGACTCGTTCATCCTAGATTTTATTCTCACATTAAATAGAATCCATTTAAACATGGCATTTGTTTAAAGACTACAATACACATCTAGTAGCATGATGCCATCAAGGTGACAGTTTCTTCTCCAATCTGGTTTATATTGAATGAAGGAGGCTGGTAACTCTCAGATGAGCTGTTGATCAGCTGAACTCAGTTGCAAATGAGCCAGAACTGGTCAAGACTTTGGACCACACATGGCAATCAGATTAAATGAACATGGGTTTGAAAAAGTCTATAAATATTTGCTCTGTGGTTTCCAAACTAAAGTTTTGAAAGTCGCTTTGAAACTTACtgaaatttaaagtaaaatgaggattaaaatgaaactccatgaagaaaataataaaattatttggggTTTGGCcacaaaaaatgcaaaaccgAACAGCCTTCTGGATTAAAGGAATGGGTCGGGGTTTGTACACTTCATCGCTAGTTTTGGTGGACTGAAACATTGTAATGCAGGAAATAATAGCTCAGTAGAAAACTAAAGCAGAATCCTCAGTACATATGTCATTCTTCTTTTACAAAGGGAAATTTTCTCCTAGCATCTAGAGAATGAAAAAGTATCTTTGGACAAACACACAGGAAACACCTTTAGAAAATGAGTCATTCTAACATGAGGGTAATGAAGAAGCAAGCCAGTGCCTTCAACCCTTGTGAAAGGATGTGAAAACAAACCAGTACAGCTGCAGGAGTTCTTTATCTATCTACATATAAACAATTCCAGTAATGGGGGCACTTCTGCTTTGATTCCAGCCTGGAAATGCTTCTCACAAACACAGACCTAAATCTCAAACATGGGGCTGGaatcttaaaggaaaaaaatctaactaGCAGagatatagaatcacagaatggtttcggatggaaaggaccttacgatcatccagtttcaacccccctgccatgggcagggatgaaACACCATTCAACCTGTATTTCACTTGTGTGTATGGAAACATGAAGAGTCACTTGTAACAGATATTGCTCAACATGCAATAGAAGAGCATTCACCTGAAAGGCATTTTGTGAAACGACAGAAAAGAGGTTTACAACACAAACATAGAAGTTGTTTTATTTGGGGCATATAATCTTTATTTAAACTGTTACACAGGAATAGCTTCATAGCAtaagatttctctttctcatttctctttcctcctatGTCTGTTCCTGTTTGATGTTCATGCTTTAGCTCCCCACTCGTCACGGGATGAAGAATGATTTATGTACAAAGTTATACTCTGAAAGGCACCTCAATCAACTTGATGCCTTTCTGTTGATTTGTAGGATCTCTCTTGCACAAAGTGAAGTGAGAGCAGGGAATATACAGTGAACACAAGTCGTCAAGAATAATCAttataaaagaggaaaaacagagacTGGCATAGGAAAGTTTCTTCATTATTCCTTAGTATATTTATAATCAACCGATTTCCTCTcacattttccagctctgtAAAATAAGACTTGTAGATCTTCCCAGAGCTTGTTTGTAAGCCATACAATTCCAAGTAGGCATGCTTATAGGCATTTTATAACCTATTTTGAAAGTGGCATGATAACTTCCCCATGGTGATAGTCACTGGACACATAAATTGTTCCTTCGCCAGAACAATACTGCCAGTTCTTGATAATGATGGTGTTGACTGGCTTCCAGGAAAATCTGCCACTTTGTTACATGCATGTTCAGTTCCTTTGCCAGTGACCTTTTGTCCGAGTCAGAAGGTTCACAGATGAAAACCTCCAGTGTCCTGCACAAAAACTCAAGAGATACCATCTTCCCCACGGTCAGTGTTACACCACGTGTACATACACTTACATACAGTTCTGCAAAACTTCGTTTACCAGCCAGCTTTACCCATGTAAAGTAACTTTATCCCTTTTGCAGCTAAGGGGTCCATTGGCCTGGGGACTCTCCTGTTCTGGGAGCTGCCTGAGAATTCCATGATGACGAGGCCTGCTGGAAGTAGAGAGCTTTGCACCAGCAACACCGATAGCCAAGCTCAGAAGCAGTGACTTtcggcagcagcagcaggcagctccGAGTTCACAGGAGCATTGTCTCAGTCTCAGTATCTCACAGGTTCCATTTCAGCAGATCTGAAATCCTTCTGTTGAGTTTGTCTCTTTGTGCTCCTTTCTTAGTGGTTTTGGAAgagggaaatggagaaaaataaagcccaGAGGAAGAACTTACACCAGGATATCACTTCTCTTGCTGCACCATACCACCAGTGTTATCATGGCACATGTCAACATGACTGGGATCAAGATGAGAGTTACAAGGATTTCATCCGGTGGATCTTCCCAGTGAACCTTCTCTGAAGTACAGTTTGAAAAGAACTGTTTATGAATTCCAGTGATGAAGCCCTCTGCGAGAGGGTTTGGCCAAAAGCAACTTGCGTTGTTGGCTTCACGTTCTGTGCACTGGGTAAAGTTGTCATAATAcctgggagaagaaggaaacGAAGGGAAAAGTTTAACTAGAATGCATATGCATATTACACTTAGAGAAAGCTACATAAGGTGCCACACAGAATCTGTAAGAGTGGGTCTACCATGGAGATAGATAGAGATCATCGAGATTCATGGAGATAGACTGATGGAGAGTGGTCAAAACCCTGCCTTTTGGGTGCTATTACCACAGCCAGGACCTCCTAATACCACTTAAGTAGAGTTAGAACCCTCACTAAAGGCATCTACAGgatctttaaaaaacatacacacaaatgtgCTTAAAACAGAACATTTCGAGCAGAATATGGATAATTCATGCCTCATCTGTCATTGGACATGACAGTGTGGTGAAAATAGTGATATGGCACTGGAACTGAGCAACAACATGCATTACTGTGTAACAATTTCAGTTCTGTCATACCCTCAGGCAGTAAGAGGATAATGGGAAGATAAACATACAGGAAGTCAGCTTTTGACAACCTTCATCTTTTTCCCCAAGTCCAGCAAATGCCaggcagggggaaaaaaaaattcctaattACACATGTTCACAattacagaatcccagactggtttgggttggaagggaccttaaagctcatccagttccaaccccctgccatgggcagagacaccttccactagagcaggtttctACTTctgtcagttcaaagccattccccttgtcctgtccctacaggcccttgtccaaagcccctctccagatttcttggagcccctttaggcactggagctgctctaaggtctcccctcaaggagccttctcttctccaggctgacccagcccagctctctcagcctggctccagagcagagctgctccagccctcgcagcagctccataggtggcctcctctggactcgctccagcagctccacgtccctcttgtgctgttgccccagagctggagcaggactgcagggggggctccccagagcgcagcagagggggagaatcccctccctcaacctgctgctcacgctcctttATTGAGAGCCACTTGTAATGCCTAACACCTGATTAAACACCCCATGTGCTGAAGTTTACCTGTCCAAGGTAACTTATATTTATGAGAATTGGCTAcccctcaggaaaaaaaaggaaacaataagGCTAAATGAGTAACTGGATGGGTTTTTTGGTTTATCATAAGCCAAAGAAATTCAGGAAGCGAATTATGTATGGAGGAGGAGTTCGGAAGTTAAGAAGACGAAGAGTGTCTGGTCAGTACAGGAATAGGACATGAAATAAGGAAGCTGAATTATTGTCTgttgtgtttttaaacatttatttcagttctgcGTGACTCAATAAACTCACttcaaagggaaattaaaaatagaaaggagaGGGCAAGAAACCACATGACACCTCATGGGATAGCATCCTGCACTATGATGTGAATGCCCTGCTCTCCCTTACAGTGCATATAAATACGGTAACTCCTGATGAATGGCTCGTTCTGACATTAAGTACCACAGGGGACTAATGCTGACTCAACCCTTTGTTGTGAAGTAGTGCAGGAGAGGCGTTCAGTGTTTGGGTCAGGACTGAGGTCTACTGTCTCTTGCCTGTCAAGGGTAatgcctgcctgcctgtgctACAGTCACAGAGCTTGGGCTGATGCTGCTTTAGTCATAAGCAAATACACTGGACAGTCTGAGAAGTCCACACCCAGATGCTCTGACACGCAGATGCCTATATGCACAATGTTTGTatattgtaagcaaaacaagtaGAAAGGAAGCTGTTGTGACAAtgtcagcagctgcagggaaacaacaggaaataagctaaaaataaaccacaaacaTAAGCTGTTATTTCAATAGTGTCATTCTTCCATGTGACCCAGTAGCATCCATTCTTTATGTCCTTGGACCAAATTAGAAGCTGAAGATGTCTAGCTGAATACGGGAGAGACAGTCCCAGAGGACCTGAGGAATCATACATCCACAGGCATGCCTGCAAGGCTCGACAGACTGCAGTGCAGAGACCCGTTGCCCAGGCAGGTCAGTGCTCTGTGTAGCACAGGCACCAGGCAGGTGCTGTGCTCCCCGCTGCCACAGCCACCTCATCTGGTCATGCAgaataacaaaaccaacaataaaTCCTGACGACCTGAGCAGATGTCACAGAAAAGCACCTTAAAGTGGAAGATTTATTTCTATAAACTTTTCcgcttcttttcttttctccctgggTATAAAATCctgtaattttctttagaaatgttAGATGGTGTAAACAAGAGCTTTTCCCACTGATTTTGCATTTCAAGTACAACATAGCTAGAAAAAATCTGGTTAAATGTTGCCAAAAGGCCAGATAAAAATCATTAGGGAGTTATATTGTAATTTACAGACCAAATCCCTAAGAgccaaaacagaataaaaatgctaTCTTAATAGTTTGAATTCCTCACGATTTTTCCGTAATACCCTCTTGCTACCTGCACTGTAACTGGGGGTTTTCACACACTTCTGAGAATATAGATAAGGAAAAATCTCAACTATTTGAGAATGACACGTCTGCCAGTAAAGCTCAATtcacttaaatatttat
This window harbors:
- the RAMP3 gene encoding receptor activity-modifying protein 3; its protein translation is MEAPGCRRPQLPVLLLWVNGLMTLGFAGARQQTNLCNESLMLEKLPACGKSFEEMMKKVDSKKWCNLTEFIMYYDNFTQCTEREANNASCFWPNPLAEGFITGIHKQFFSNCTSEKVHWEDPPDEILVTLILIPVMLTCAMITLVVWCSKRSDILV